In Luteibacter mycovicinus, a genomic segment contains:
- a CDS encoding efflux RND transporter periplasmic adaptor subunit: MSGRLAHARSIWPTLAMAALAAVVGWHVYTSYRSASWTRDAHIRADTLPVSPDVSGLVEKVYASDNQFVKRGDPLFLVDRARFELAFRRAAAAVEEDRAALAQLHRDASRNDALKDLVAAESVEQVHAKVAEAEAHLHAAEVAADTARLDLDRTVVRAPADGYLNDRVVRAGDYVTAGHAPFSMVDAASFHVDGYFEETRLRGVEPGQAVSIEVMGEPRVLHGRVVSLAAGIADRERSADGTMLPNINPTFNWVRLAQRIPVRISIDGRPDDLRLIAGRTVTVTVDTRHTPPATAAHS, translated from the coding sequence ATGAGCGGCCGCCTCGCGCATGCCCGCTCGATCTGGCCCACGCTGGCCATGGCGGCGCTGGCGGCCGTGGTCGGCTGGCACGTCTACACCTCGTACCGCAGCGCGTCGTGGACCCGCGACGCGCACATCCGTGCGGACACGCTGCCTGTCTCGCCGGACGTTTCAGGACTCGTCGAAAAGGTCTATGCCTCCGACAACCAGTTCGTAAAAAGGGGCGATCCTCTCTTCCTCGTCGACCGCGCACGCTTCGAACTGGCCTTTCGCCGGGCCGCCGCGGCCGTGGAAGAAGACCGGGCGGCGCTGGCGCAACTCCATCGCGATGCCAGTCGAAACGATGCGCTGAAGGATCTCGTCGCCGCCGAGAGCGTCGAACAGGTTCACGCGAAGGTCGCCGAAGCGGAGGCGCATCTGCACGCCGCGGAGGTCGCCGCCGATACGGCGCGTCTCGATCTGGACCGTACCGTCGTCCGCGCACCCGCGGACGGTTATCTCAATGACCGCGTCGTCCGCGCCGGTGATTACGTCACGGCCGGTCATGCACCGTTCTCCATGGTCGATGCCGCGTCGTTCCACGTCGACGGCTACTTCGAGGAAACACGACTGCGTGGCGTGGAGCCCGGTCAAGCGGTCAGTATCGAGGTCATGGGCGAGCCTCGCGTACTGCACGGCCGCGTCGTCAGCCTGGCGGCCGGCATCGCCGACCGCGAGCGAAGCGCCGACGGCACGATGCTTCCGAACATCAATCCCACCTTCAACTGGGTCCGTCTCGCGCAACGTATCCCCGTCCGCATATCGATCGATGGGCGACCGGACGATCTGCGGCTGATCGCCGGCCGCACGGTCACGGTGACCGTCGACACGCGACACACGCCCCCGGCGACGGCGGCACATTCGTGA
- a CDS encoding acetyl-CoA hydrolase/transferase family protein, which translates to MSAERIRHPLLRDRVVSAEAAAALIQPGETVAMSGFTGSGYPKSVPMELAKRIDAAHGRGESFRIKLMTGASTAPELDGALAKADGIALRMPFQTDPDARQRINAGTLDYIDIHLSHVAQHVWFGFYGEIDTAVVEVAGIREDGSLIPSTSVGNNKTWLDLARKVIIEVNEWQPEGIDGMHDVYYGTALPPNRKPIPLVHADDRIGVPSLHCDPDKIVAIVRTNGPDRNSPFAAADECSQRIAGHLIEFLQHEVAKGRLPANLLPLQSGVGNIPNAVLAGLASSGFRDLTAFTEVIQDGMLDLLRSGVLKVASCTGFALSPQANEEFKRNIDFYRERIIMRTQEISNHPELVRRLGCIGMNGMIEADLYGNVNSTHVMGSRIMNGIGGSGDFARNGFLSIFLSPSTAKNGSISSIVPMVSHVDHTEHDVSIIVTEHGLADLRGLPPRHRARQLIDRCVHPDYRAQLEDYFDRASRDSYGKHTPHLLPEALSWHQRWLDTGSMHGAV; encoded by the coding sequence ATGTCCGCCGAGCGAATTCGTCATCCTCTTCTGCGCGATCGTGTCGTTTCCGCCGAAGCCGCGGCCGCGCTGATCCAGCCGGGCGAAACGGTAGCGATGAGTGGTTTCACCGGCTCGGGATACCCGAAGTCGGTGCCGATGGAGCTGGCGAAGCGGATCGACGCGGCACATGGCCGGGGCGAATCGTTCCGCATCAAGCTGATGACGGGTGCATCCACGGCGCCGGAGCTCGACGGCGCGTTGGCCAAGGCGGACGGCATCGCGCTGCGCATGCCTTTCCAGACCGATCCCGACGCCCGTCAGCGAATCAACGCGGGCACGCTCGATTACATCGACATCCATCTCAGTCACGTGGCCCAGCACGTATGGTTCGGCTTCTACGGCGAGATCGATACCGCTGTGGTGGAGGTGGCCGGCATTCGTGAGGACGGCAGCCTGATCCCCTCGACATCGGTCGGCAATAACAAGACCTGGCTCGACCTCGCCCGCAAGGTGATCATCGAGGTCAACGAGTGGCAACCGGAAGGCATCGACGGTATGCACGATGTCTATTACGGCACGGCCTTGCCGCCCAACCGCAAGCCGATTCCGCTGGTGCACGCCGACGATCGCATCGGTGTGCCGTCGCTGCACTGCGACCCCGACAAGATCGTCGCCATCGTGCGGACCAACGGCCCCGACCGGAACAGTCCGTTTGCCGCTGCCGACGAGTGCAGCCAGCGGATCGCCGGGCATCTCATCGAATTTCTCCAGCACGAAGTGGCGAAGGGCAGGCTTCCCGCCAACCTGCTGCCGCTGCAGTCGGGTGTGGGCAATATCCCGAATGCGGTACTGGCCGGGCTCGCCAGCAGCGGATTCCGCGACCTCACCGCCTTCACCGAAGTGATCCAGGATGGCATGCTCGACCTGCTGCGCAGCGGCGTGCTCAAGGTGGCGTCGTGCACCGGTTTCGCGCTGAGTCCTCAGGCCAACGAAGAGTTCAAGCGCAACATCGATTTCTACCGCGAGCGCATCATCATGCGCACGCAGGAGATCTCCAATCATCCCGAGCTGGTGCGCCGACTCGGCTGCATCGGCATGAACGGGATGATCGAAGCCGACCTCTACGGCAACGTCAACTCCACGCACGTCATGGGCAGCCGCATCATGAACGGCATCGGCGGATCGGGCGACTTCGCCCGCAACGGTTTCCTGTCGATCTTCCTCAGTCCGAGCACGGCGAAGAACGGAAGTATTTCGTCGATCGTGCCGATGGTCAGCCACGTCGATCACACCGAGCACGACGTTTCGATCATCGTGACCGAGCACGGTCTGGCCGATCTGCGCGGACTTCCTCCCCGGCACCGCGCGCGACAGCTGATCGATCGTTGCGTGCATCCGGACTATCGTGCGCAGCTCGAGGATTACTTCGACCGCGCCTCCCGTGACAGCTACGGCAAGCACACGCCGCATCTGTTGCCCGAGGCGTTGTCATGGCACCAGCGCTGGCTCGACACCGGGAGCATGCACGGCGCGGTGTGA
- a CDS encoding diguanylate cyclase domain-containing protein, with translation MGAALIGLLIVCGVATTGALLIAQGRVAHSYDVLHETSLVREDVQALRLRVGIFIVRGDRASRDDVAASIRSARARLASLRALVGSNQAQKPLLDQLAGAFEERVRSSTRLMSTADFSAAIESRARAMTEPAYQVVNARLMDSIDRMERAEELLLAERRSRQSGILLVLGITLGGLVFWAVAILARLRRAAHDLIGELSAAYRDTALSKAELEAFIDASPLGLFHLDEKGLPTYFNAEAIRMGELVTEGGSVADWLASVHPEDSDALSSAWHRLLRTNESLEEMFRLVRKDGSPVWVESHLAPVLVENRTTGFVGVCRDLSERKALEENLFAAKEAAQVTLESIGDAVIATDAEGVITFLNPRAAVLLETEAQLGVGMPVDELLQLVDEDGEASPTSLLRAIAENRTIDVIKPRRLVLSDGTRLDIEDVAAPIRNRQGTVIGGVLVLRDVSIAQAIAERMRHLAEYDVLTDLPNRLLFEDRARQALHAAIRHRARVGLLYIDLDGFKQVNDTHGHGAGDELLRQVAACLESTVRLTDTVCRIGGDEFVVLMPEVSDGEGAMNLAEKIVAAAQGRFSWHGEPLDVTFSVGAALYPDHATDVIALMRQADHALYRAKQSGRNRALMAPEAANTVSV, from the coding sequence ATGGGCGCCGCGCTGATCGGACTGCTCATCGTCTGCGGGGTGGCGACGACAGGCGCCTTGCTGATCGCGCAGGGCAGAGTGGCTCACAGTTACGACGTGCTGCATGAAACCTCGCTGGTGCGCGAAGACGTGCAGGCGCTGCGGCTCCGGGTGGGCATTTTTATCGTCCGCGGCGATCGCGCGTCGCGTGACGATGTCGCCGCCTCCATCCGCTCCGCCCGTGCGCGACTGGCGTCCCTGCGCGCCCTCGTGGGTTCGAACCAGGCGCAGAAGCCGCTGCTCGATCAGCTTGCCGGTGCCTTTGAAGAGCGTGTGCGCAGCTCGACCAGGCTGATGTCGACGGCCGACTTTTCCGCGGCGATCGAAAGTCGCGCCCGGGCGATGACGGAGCCGGCTTATCAGGTCGTCAATGCCCGCCTCATGGATTCGATCGACCGGATGGAACGGGCTGAAGAGCTGTTGCTGGCGGAACGGCGATCGCGTCAGAGCGGCATCCTCCTCGTGCTCGGTATCACTCTGGGTGGTCTGGTTTTCTGGGCGGTGGCGATCCTTGCCAGGTTGCGTCGGGCCGCGCACGACCTGATCGGCGAACTCTCCGCGGCCTATCGCGACACGGCATTGAGCAAGGCCGAACTGGAGGCGTTCATCGATGCGTCGCCACTGGGCCTGTTTCACCTCGACGAGAAAGGCTTGCCGACGTACTTCAACGCCGAAGCCATCCGGATGGGTGAACTGGTGACCGAGGGTGGCAGCGTGGCGGACTGGCTGGCCAGTGTGCATCCCGAAGATAGTGATGCCCTGAGCAGTGCATGGCACCGGCTGCTACGCACCAACGAAAGTCTCGAGGAGATGTTCCGGCTGGTCCGTAAGGATGGCTCGCCGGTCTGGGTCGAATCGCATCTGGCGCCGGTGCTTGTCGAAAACCGTACCACGGGTTTTGTCGGTGTCTGCCGTGACCTGTCGGAGCGCAAGGCGCTGGAAGAAAATCTTTTTGCCGCCAAGGAGGCCGCCCAGGTCACTCTCGAATCGATCGGCGACGCGGTGATCGCGACCGATGCGGAAGGCGTGATCACCTTTCTGAATCCGCGCGCCGCCGTCTTGCTCGAAACCGAAGCGCAACTCGGCGTCGGCATGCCAGTGGATGAACTGCTGCAGCTGGTCGACGAGGATGGCGAGGCCAGTCCGACGTCGCTGCTCCGGGCGATCGCGGAAAACCGTACGATCGATGTGATCAAGCCGAGGCGCCTCGTCCTGTCGGATGGCACGCGACTCGATATCGAAGACGTCGCCGCGCCCATCCGCAATCGTCAGGGCACGGTCATCGGCGGCGTTCTCGTCTTGCGCGATGTGAGCATCGCGCAGGCTATCGCCGAACGCATGCGTCACCTCGCGGAATACGACGTTCTGACGGATCTTCCCAACCGGCTGCTGTTCGAGGACCGGGCCCGCCAGGCCCTGCATGCGGCCATTCGTCATCGTGCGCGTGTCGGCTTGCTGTATATCGACCTGGACGGCTTCAAGCAGGTCAATGACACGCATGGTCACGGCGCGGGGGACGAACTCCTCCGGCAGGTGGCTGCATGCCTGGAAAGTACCGTGCGCCTTACCGATACCGTATGCCGGATCGGCGGCGACGAGTTTGTCGTGCTCATGCCTGAGGTCAGTGACGGCGAGGGGGCGATGAACCTGGCGGAGAAGATCGTCGCCGCCGCGCAGGGACGCTTCAGCTGGCACGGCGAGCCACTGGACGTGACGTTCAGCGTCGGTGCCGCGCTTTATCCGGACCACGCAACGGACGTCATTGCGCTCATGCGGCAGGCCGACCACGCCCTGTATCGCGCGAAACAGTCCGGGCGCAATCGCGCGCTCATGGCGCCGGAAGCGGCGAACACCGTCTCAGTCTGA
- a CDS encoding TetR/AcrR family transcriptional regulator produces MTDVSDMPDPASRPGPRPGGRSARIQAAVHAAVRELQDDAGREGLTVPAIASRAGVTASTIYRRWGDLGRLLADVAVEQLWPETPPADEGSFEADLRAWLEQYVDEMTSVPGRAMLRDLLGTQDHAMAGKCLTFCTQQIDVIRERALDRGEHPVPTIDIIDGVIAPVMFRIVFANATPVPEDVDRWTRTALQPR; encoded by the coding sequence ATGACCGACGTTTCAGACATGCCCGACCCTGCGTCCCGCCCTGGTCCTCGTCCGGGCGGCCGCAGCGCGCGCATCCAGGCCGCCGTCCATGCGGCGGTGCGCGAGCTGCAGGACGATGCGGGCCGCGAAGGTCTCACGGTTCCCGCGATCGCATCGCGCGCCGGGGTGACCGCGTCGACGATCTACCGCCGCTGGGGCGACCTCGGACGGCTTCTTGCCGACGTGGCGGTCGAACAGCTGTGGCCCGAAACACCGCCGGCCGACGAGGGATCGTTCGAGGCGGACCTTCGTGCGTGGCTGGAGCAGTACGTCGACGAGATGACGTCGGTGCCGGGACGAGCGATGCTCCGCGACCTGCTCGGTACACAGGATCACGCGATGGCAGGGAAGTGCCTGACCTTCTGCACGCAGCAGATCGACGTGATCCGCGAGCGAGCGCTCGATCGTGGCGAACATCCCGTCCCCACTATCGACATCATCGACGGGGTCATCGCCCCGGTGATGTTTCGTATCGTCTTCGCGAACGCGACGCCCGTCCCGGAGGACGTCGACCGCTGGACGCGGACGGCGCTTCAGCCGCGATGA
- a CDS encoding TonB-dependent receptor: MRHALPARLSLSVVIAASLYVPVSEAQEDAARLQTVVVTGTRSVNRSQSSSLSPIDVVSAQDLQSFGDTQLGAVLSRLAPSFNFPRAPGNDGSGIVRPAALRGLSPDETLVLVNGKRWHTSALLNLQGALGRGSAPADLNSIPISAIDHIEVLRDGASAQYGSDAIAGVINIVLKGAAGDGTNEASITAGRSSAGDGRQWQGEASLGVPLGGDKGFARLSVVQGHADATNRGGRDYRDPSSPVYGHQTQRIGEPDISTHQALLNVQYALASDIDFYAFASTSSREGTSPALFRTYDSARNVRSIYPNGYLPLNDVRSIDSAVVAGVRGTTASGWRWDISGNYGRDRVSIDPIHTLNVDLGAASPTRFNAGRLIATQKAFDVDIARDLDVSWLNNPVTLAFGLEYLHQQYEIEAGDPASYFGTGSQGFPGFQPADAGQHSRHDVAEYVSLENQITDKLSGSLAIRHEDYSDFGNTTSGTLSARYDFTDSFALRGTAATGFRAPSLPQQYYTTTSTNVIGGVPTQIRNFAVSDPVARALGAEPLKPEKSHNYTLGAVYAPGTWTLSLDLYQITIGNRIVPSENLVGDPVQAYLEGQGFANIQGGSYFTNALKTRTRGIDLSSGYRIDFGNAGKLQLTAAYNRNHTSILSVAPNPASLAESGLELVRVGHIAQGYITNGAPRDKIALGADYALGKWSVHSALTRYGQFAVNQDPVSNPGFDQVFPARWLLDLSTSYATHGWTFTAGVDNLTNVYPRKYKSGSDGAVGGTWPYPDYSPFGYSGRYLYTRVAYRW, from the coding sequence ATGAGGCATGCCCTGCCCGCGCGCTTGTCGCTGTCCGTCGTCATCGCAGCCAGTCTTTACGTTCCCGTTTCCGAAGCGCAGGAAGACGCCGCCAGGCTGCAGACCGTGGTCGTGACCGGTACCCGCTCGGTCAACCGGAGCCAGAGCAGTTCGCTCTCGCCGATCGACGTGGTGTCGGCGCAGGACTTGCAATCCTTCGGCGATACGCAGCTCGGCGCGGTGCTGTCGCGCCTCGCTCCGTCATTCAACTTCCCGCGTGCGCCGGGCAACGACGGCTCCGGCATCGTGCGCCCCGCGGCGCTGCGCGGTCTCTCACCCGACGAGACCCTGGTGCTCGTCAACGGCAAGCGCTGGCACACGAGCGCATTGCTCAATCTGCAGGGTGCGCTCGGTCGTGGCTCGGCACCGGCCGACCTCAACTCGATACCGATCTCGGCGATCGATCACATCGAAGTACTGCGTGACGGTGCGTCCGCTCAGTACGGATCGGACGCCATCGCTGGCGTCATCAACATCGTGCTGAAGGGCGCCGCGGGCGACGGCACCAACGAAGCGAGCATCACCGCGGGACGATCGAGCGCCGGCGACGGCAGACAGTGGCAAGGTGAGGCAAGCCTTGGCGTGCCGCTGGGCGGTGACAAAGGCTTCGCTCGCCTGAGCGTCGTGCAGGGGCACGCGGACGCCACGAATCGTGGCGGCCGCGACTATCGCGATCCTTCTTCGCCTGTTTACGGCCATCAGACGCAGCGCATCGGCGAGCCGGACATCAGCACCCATCAGGCGCTGCTCAACGTGCAGTACGCGCTGGCGTCGGACATCGACTTCTATGCTTTCGCCAGTACCAGCAGCCGCGAAGGTACCTCGCCTGCCCTGTTCCGCACCTACGACAGCGCACGCAACGTACGCTCCATCTACCCCAACGGCTACCTCCCGCTCAACGATGTCCGCTCGATCGACAGCGCCGTCGTCGCCGGCGTGCGCGGCACCACCGCGAGTGGATGGCGCTGGGATATCAGCGGCAACTACGGACGCGACCGCGTCAGTATCGACCCGATCCACACGCTCAACGTCGACCTCGGTGCCGCGAGCCCCACCCGCTTCAACGCAGGTCGCCTGATTGCCACTCAGAAAGCCTTCGACGTCGACATCGCCCGCGACCTCGACGTGAGCTGGCTCAATAATCCCGTGACACTCGCCTTCGGGCTCGAGTACCTGCACCAGCAATATGAGATCGAGGCTGGCGACCCGGCGTCGTACTTTGGCACGGGCTCGCAAGGCTTCCCCGGCTTCCAGCCCGCCGATGCGGGACAGCACAGCCGCCACGACGTGGCCGAATACGTCAGCCTGGAGAATCAGATTACCGACAAGCTGAGCGGTTCGCTGGCGATCCGGCACGAGGATTACAGCGACTTCGGCAATACCACATCGGGAACGCTGTCCGCGCGATACGACTTCACGGACAGCTTCGCGCTGCGCGGCACGGCGGCGACCGGCTTCCGCGCGCCATCGCTTCCTCAGCAGTACTACACCACCACGTCGACCAATGTGATCGGCGGTGTGCCGACGCAGATCCGAAACTTCGCGGTGAGCGACCCGGTGGCGCGCGCGCTGGGCGCCGAGCCACTGAAGCCGGAGAAGTCGCATAACTACACGCTGGGTGCCGTGTATGCGCCGGGGACCTGGACGCTGTCACTCGACCTGTACCAGATCACCATCGGTAACCGTATCGTGCCGTCGGAGAACCTCGTCGGCGACCCGGTGCAGGCATACCTGGAGGGACAAGGTTTCGCCAACATCCAGGGCGGGAGCTACTTCACCAATGCCCTGAAGACGCGCACCCGGGGCATCGACCTGAGCAGCGGCTATCGCATCGACTTCGGCAACGCGGGCAAGCTGCAGCTCACGGCGGCTTACAACCGCAACCACACTTCGATCCTGTCCGTGGCGCCGAATCCCGCGTCGCTGGCCGAGAGCGGGCTGGAACTGGTGCGCGTCGGGCACATCGCGCAGGGCTACATCACCAACGGCGCGCCACGCGACAAGATCGCCCTTGGCGCCGACTACGCGCTGGGTAAATGGAGCGTCCACAGCGCGCTCACCCGCTACGGCCAGTTCGCCGTCAACCAGGATCCGGTGAGCAACCCCGGATTCGACCAGGTATTTCCGGCGCGCTGGCTGCTCGATCTCTCCACGAGCTACGCGACGCATGGATGGACCTTCACCGCAGGCGTCGACAACCTTACCAACGTCTACCCGCGGAAATACAAGAGCGGCAGCGATGGTGCCGTGGGAGGCACCTGGCCTTATCCCGATTACTCGCCGTTCGGCTACAGCGGACGGTATCTGTACACGCGTGTCGCCTATCGCTGGTGA
- a CDS encoding efflux transporter outer membrane subunit yields MRRHAALVTIGLLLSGCAAVGPDYRLPDRAVVKRPEAQAAFVDVDTATVDTSHAAADAWWKLYDDPTLDALETQAFKANAALREAEAHLRQAYAMLDAARAEGGLTGGASASASRNQLSAESYLQSDKLPVFTLSSVAASASYEFDLFGKLRRATEASAADAEATRAARDLVRTTVAAEVARSYLGQCEATHDLSVAQETLRIQEQVLSTTTRMMAAGRGTRIDVTRATTQRDLARAELPPIEKRRDASRYALAALTGETPGRLPSTVEACDEAPHLSTPIPVGDGATLLRRRPDVRQAERHLAAATARIGVATAELYPDITLGAGLGSNGTLADVGQAPARYWSLGPLISWTVPTRSSHARVRASEAGGDAELAAFDQTVLTALKEAQTALSDYARALDRQALLKQALNDATQASSDAQTLFRAGRSPYLSSLDAERTRVSTEHALAEADREVTEAQVNLFFALGGGWQTQGP; encoded by the coding sequence ATGCGCCGGCACGCGGCACTCGTAACGATCGGCCTGCTGCTTTCGGGCTGCGCGGCGGTAGGCCCCGATTACCGCTTGCCGGACCGCGCGGTGGTGAAGCGTCCCGAGGCTCAGGCCGCCTTCGTGGACGTGGACACCGCAACCGTGGACACGTCGCATGCCGCCGCCGACGCGTGGTGGAAGCTCTACGACGACCCGACGCTGGATGCGCTGGAAACGCAGGCCTTCAAGGCGAACGCGGCGCTTCGCGAAGCCGAGGCACACCTCCGTCAGGCGTACGCCATGCTGGATGCGGCGCGTGCGGAGGGCGGCCTGACCGGCGGCGCATCCGCCTCGGCGTCGCGGAACCAGCTGTCCGCCGAGTCATACCTGCAATCGGACAAGCTGCCCGTTTTCACGCTGTCGTCGGTGGCGGCATCCGCCTCGTACGAGTTCGATCTCTTCGGCAAGCTCAGGCGGGCCACGGAGGCGTCGGCCGCCGATGCCGAAGCCACGCGCGCAGCACGGGATCTCGTGCGCACGACGGTCGCCGCCGAGGTGGCGCGCAGCTATCTCGGGCAGTGCGAAGCGACTCACGATCTGTCGGTCGCGCAGGAGACGCTGCGCATCCAGGAGCAGGTCCTGTCGACTACCACGCGCATGATGGCGGCAGGCAGGGGCACGCGCATCGACGTGACGCGTGCCACGACACAACGTGACCTCGCACGCGCCGAGCTCCCGCCGATCGAGAAACGGCGCGACGCTTCGCGCTACGCGCTCGCCGCCCTGACAGGTGAAACCCCCGGACGTCTGCCCTCCACCGTCGAGGCATGTGACGAGGCACCGCACCTGTCGACGCCGATACCGGTCGGCGACGGCGCGACGTTGCTCCGTCGCCGACCGGATGTCCGACAGGCCGAACGTCATCTGGCCGCGGCGACGGCACGTATCGGCGTCGCGACCGCCGAGCTTTATCCGGACATCACGCTGGGCGCCGGCCTCGGCAGCAACGGCACGCTGGCGGATGTCGGTCAGGCACCCGCACGCTACTGGTCGCTGGGACCGCTGATTTCCTGGACGGTACCGACCAGATCGTCTCACGCGCGCGTTCGCGCCAGCGAGGCAGGTGGGGATGCCGAGCTTGCCGCCTTCGATCAGACGGTACTCACGGCCCTCAAGGAAGCGCAGACCGCGCTGAGCGACTATGCGCGGGCGCTGGATCGACAGGCGCTGCTCAAGCAGGCGCTGAACGATGCCACGCAGGCCTCCTCCGATGCGCAGACCCTGTTCCGTGCGGGACGCTCGCCCTATCTGAGCAGCCTCGACGCGGAACGCACCCGGGTCTCCACCGAACACGCGCTGGCCGAAGCGGACCGTGAGGTCACCGAGGCTCAGGTGAACCTGTTCTTCGCCCTCGGCGGCGGCTGGCAAACGCAGGGCCCTTGA
- a CDS encoding MFS transporter, with product MSSPRTTPSTTGALLTHGLTLLVFFAASSAPTPLYRVYQQTWHFSATWLTAVFAMYAIALLAALLTGARLSDHLGRRPVIGMAIALELLSMLLFIIAGSAPALLLARAVQGAATGLAASTLGAALMDTDPRRGPDLNSIAPLVGLAAGALGSTALAQLAPAPLSLVYAVMGLLLILCAVLTWRTPETVVRRPGVLASLRPRVSVPPSARAALLAVSPLNIALWMLGAFYLSLMPTLIAQASHSSSLWLGGASVALLTLTGAAAVWLAMKRHALHALLAGATLLAAGTACIRWAAVHGSTTGLLTGSVLAGAGFGSAFLGSLRTVLPLAAPHERSHLMGVFYIESYLSFSAPAIALGFVVQHEGLIAAVNLYSATILVLTTAAIGWIVLQRRHVRAPSPG from the coding sequence ATGTCCTCGCCCCGTACGACACCCAGCACGACCGGTGCGCTGCTGACCCATGGCCTGACGCTGCTCGTGTTTTTCGCGGCGTCCTCGGCGCCCACGCCGCTGTATCGCGTCTACCAGCAGACCTGGCACTTCTCCGCGACCTGGCTCACCGCCGTGTTCGCCATGTACGCGATCGCCTTGCTGGCGGCGCTGTTGACCGGGGCCCGGCTGTCCGATCATCTGGGGCGGCGCCCGGTCATTGGCATGGCGATCGCACTGGAATTGCTATCCATGCTGCTCTTCATCATCGCCGGTTCGGCGCCCGCCCTGCTGCTCGCGCGGGCGGTCCAGGGCGCGGCGACCGGCCTCGCCGCCAGCACGCTCGGCGCGGCCCTGATGGACACGGATCCCAGACGCGGCCCGGATCTCAACAGCATCGCTCCCCTGGTCGGCCTCGCCGCGGGCGCGCTGGGCAGCACCGCCCTCGCCCAGCTGGCCCCCGCGCCCCTGTCGTTGGTCTATGCCGTGATGGGTTTGCTCCTGATCCTCTGCGCGGTACTCACGTGGCGCACCCCCGAAACGGTCGTGCGGCGGCCAGGCGTTCTTGCCAGCCTGCGCCCCAGAGTCAGCGTGCCGCCCAGCGCACGGGCGGCCCTGCTGGCGGTATCGCCCCTGAACATCGCGCTGTGGATGCTTGGCGCGTTCTACCTCTCACTCATGCCAACGCTGATCGCGCAGGCATCGCATTCTTCCTCGCTGTGGCTCGGCGGCGCGAGCGTGGCCTTGCTGACGCTGACCGGTGCGGCCGCCGTATGGCTGGCGATGAAGCGGCACGCACTGCATGCCCTGCTTGCCGGTGCCACGTTGCTTGCCGCCGGCACGGCGTGCATCCGCTGGGCGGCGGTACACGGAAGCACGACCGGTCTGCTCACGGGCTCGGTGCTGGCGGGCGCGGGATTCGGCAGCGCCTTCCTGGGCTCGTTGCGCACCGTACTCCCCCTCGCCGCGCCGCATGAGCGCAGCCATCTCATGGGCGTGTTCTATATCGAGAGCTACCTGTCATTCAGCGCACCCGCCATCGCTCTGGGTTTCGTCGTGCAGCACGAAGGACTGATTGCCGCGGTCAACCTGTACAGCGCGACCATCCTCGTACTCACGACCGCCGCCATCGGCTGGATCGTGCTGCAACGCCGCCACGTTCGCGCACCCAGCCCCGGCTGA
- a CDS encoding DUF1656 domain-containing protein encodes MNTSLSGDLNLYGVFVPTFLVLMTAAYLLKGAIRGVLARSGFYARIWHPGLFNVALYIVVLGSMLALMPGAAS; translated from the coding sequence GTGAACACCAGCCTCTCCGGCGATCTCAATCTCTACGGGGTCTTCGTCCCCACGTTCCTCGTCCTCATGACTGCGGCATACCTCCTCAAGGGCGCGATCCGCGGCGTTCTTGCGCGCTCGGGATTCTACGCGCGCATCTGGCATCCAGGACTCTTCAACGTCGCCCTTTACATCGTCGTCCTCGGCTCGATGCTCGCGCTGATGCCCGGGGCGGCGTCATGA